One genomic window of Lytechinus variegatus isolate NC3 chromosome 1, Lvar_3.0, whole genome shotgun sequence includes the following:
- the LOC121406555 gene encoding uncharacterized protein LOC121406555: protein MKSVLLLLCAVAMACGTPVSQSQSQSTDTVHSDAQSNDETIVDSAMYIQSVSHMAVVEMLSPLMSAMSSLDLQISKIHSIAVKTGVSIPSVIVPEIDMTIIYKCKAKSEPKFSPALPYLVSKRDEIKSHTDTATLIAHGIEYVGNLLAHGETDQKTLEAMSSKLSDFLSKYSSLISGLTSSVCLDDKSKSRESMDQRVPQSSQESMDPALEIFFRGFCPTGICSSK, encoded by the exons ATGAAGTCCGTTCTCCTCCTTCTCTGCGCCGTCGCCATGGCTTGCGGCACTCCCGTCTCGCAGTCACAGTCGCAATCGACCGACACCGTTCACTCCGATGCGCAGTCGAACGATGAGACGATCGTGGACAGCGCCATGTATATCCAGAGCGTTTCTCACATGGCAGTCGTCGAAATGCTCTCTCCCTTGATGTCGGCGATGTCGTCTCTTGATTTACAG aTTTCAAAAATCCACAGCATTGCTGTCAAGACAGGCGTTTCTATTCCAAGCGTCATAGTTCCAGAAA TCGACATGACCATTATATACAAGTGCAAGGCCAAATCTGAGCCCAAGTTCTCCCCTGCACTCCCCTACCTTGTGTCGAAGAGAGACGAGATAAAGTCCCATACTGATACAGCAACCCTGATCGCTCACGGGATCGAATATGTCGGTAACCTCCTTGCCCATGGCGAGACGGACCAAA AAACCCTGGAAGCGATGTCCTCCAAGCTGAGTGATTTCTTGTCCAAATATTCCAGTTTGATCTCCGGattgacgtcatcagtctgtcTTGATGATAAATCTAAATCAAGAGAATCCATGGATCAAAGGGTTCCACAATCGAGTCA GGAAAGCATGGATCCTGCCCTGGAAATTTTCTTTAGGGG ATTCTGCCCGACG GGAATCTGTTCCAGCAAGTAA
- the LOC121423965 gene encoding tumor necrosis factor receptor superfamily member 16-like translates to MNDTVTQTDGCMTGVYSATGECCEECPIGFGVHRKCSDPNATNTICTVCEPGITFSSVTSHVIPCQPCTRCSHNEVMTSACSIMQDTVCECAPNYFRTDPQTDDSAPGPTSACSQCMFCPPGFGAAVPCSPRQSSQCQICANGTYSDIVSSTEGCRKCSVCNEGSIVLKRCTDISDTVCSDTYIPSITDRPQNDKMTTTTWIPKSNTKSSGFSVVPIFCTLLGLVIFGLLAYVIFKKWSFKKMKLRQTQKMTRSSSCHTDIEGNTISILSLKNGQNYTSRDSALDRSGIGSICRQPLMAVPSAMPYQQLPSDKRHEVERSLSVSRMDGRDWRGLARELGFSDLDIVHIAQTCTVSTPPARALFIAWHSRDTKRATVGTIVEALRRIRRNDVADLIPVFTYSAYHFPGS, encoded by the exons ATGAATGATACAGTCACACAAACAGACGGATGCATGACGGGAGTTTACTCCGCCACCGGTGAATGTTGCGAAGAGTGTCCGATTGGCTTCGGCGTTCATCGGAAATGTTCGGACCCCAACGCCACCAACACGATCTGTACAGTCTGTGAACCAGGCATAACGTTCTCTTCCGTCACAAGTCACGTGATACCGTGTCAACCCTGCACAAGATGTAGCCACAATGAGGTGATGACGTCAGCATGCAGCATCATGCAAGACACGGTGTGCGAATGTGCGCCGAACTACTTCCGAACGGATCCACAGACCGATGACTCGGCACCTGGCCCCACATCGGCATGCAGCCAGTGTATGTTTTGTCCTCCTGGGTTCGGCGCGGCAGTTCCTTGTTCACCTCGACAAAGCTCTCAGTGTCAAATATGTGCGAATGGGACCTATTCGGATATCGTCAGCTCGACAGAAGGGTGTAGGAAGTGTTCTGTCTGCAACGAAGGCAGCATCGTACTTAAGCGTTGTACTGATATATCAGACACCGTCTGTTCAG ATACCTACATACCTTCAATCACCGACAGACCACAGAATGATAAAATGACGACGACGACATGGATACCGAAATCTAACACGAAATCGTCAGGATTCAGCGTCGTACCCATCTTCTGTACTCTTCTCGGACTCGTCATCTTCGGTTTGCTTGCTTACGTCATCTTCAAGAAATGGTCGTTTAAGAAGATGAAGCTGAGACAGACTCAGAAAATGACAAG GTCCAGTTCTTGTCATACTGATATCGAAGGAAACACAATCTCCATTCTATCTCTAAAGAATGGTCAAAACTATACATCTCGGGACTCGGCATTAGATAGGTCAGGTATTGGCAGCATCTGCAGACAACCGCTCATGGCAG TTCCAAGTGCGATGCCATATCAGCAGTTACCCTCTGATAAACGTCACGAGGTCGAACGCTCTCTGTCAGTCTCTAGAATGGACGGTCGTGATTGGCGAGGTTTGGCCCGGGAACTAGGATTTTCAGATCTAGACATCGTTCACATCGCCCAAACATGTACAGTATCAACCCCACCAGCCAGGGCCTTGTTTATTGCCTGGCATAGCAGAGATACCAAACGCGCAACCGTTGGAACGATTGTGGAAGCGCTCAGGAGAATACGACGAAATGACGTTGCCGATTTAATACCCGTTTTCACTTATAGCGCTTACCACTTTCCAGGTTCATGA